From a region of the Daphnia pulicaria isolate SC F1-1A chromosome 1, SC_F0-13Bv2, whole genome shotgun sequence genome:
- the LOC124343063 gene encoding leishmanolysin-like peptidase — MSFAAQQHSLSLTQSNVTTRLISMLILLISVTNVFLLSFTQAASIHSHFDSQCNHVHPKPNDIIHGVHLESEHVMKRRSLDQRLRVKIYYDTSVYKLDEAMFELINNTVLPEAVSYWERALMVRKTESVIRLSRKCRNNQVFLVPNDPHPYCMNACEAATMCGEVQVPEHHLESCRVCDAQGKQCRSLGEGAGVGIKDADFVFYVSAMDTERCQKGMTVAYAAHCQQEVSLDRPIAGHANLCPRSISTKLPELDVLISTVKHEILHALGFSVSLFAFYRDSKGLPLTPRDEHGKPALNENLQARQWSERVIKRIVRPDWLVREGRVRKEVHMMVTPRVVEEVRKHFNCSTLEGAELEDQGGEGTALTHWEKRAFENEAMTGTHTQNPVYSRITLALMEDTGWYKANMEMAQPLNWGRNLGCNFAQRSCMEWMETKADKEQHLHPYCNRVKRDPLETECSEDRNSVALCNLVQHTYPLPDLYQNFEFIPHISQTEIPYYGGSVALADFCPYIQEFTWRSDNIAIRGSNCLYEENNPRPERNFALELYGPKSKCFEHAGSMWEERTCRQVRQWQHWGSGCYEYSCQNGRLNIIVDNRTFPCYYPGQELRVRLLSQGWLHVGSLSCPSCTELCQETFMAANSSCKLPMPDPRVGQIYPNDPLDCGSLRPAHSVALSVIFFVALQLLT; from the exons atgaGTTTTGCTGCTCAACAACACTCGCTTTCTTTAACACAGTCAAACGTCACTACCAGATTGATATCAATGTTGATCCTACTTATCTCTGTAACAAATGTGTTTCTGCTTAGCTTTACGCAAGCAGCAAGTATCCATTCACATTTTGATTCACAGTGCAACCATGTGCATCCAAAGCCTAACGAT ATAATACACGGCGTTCATCTCGAATCGGAACACGTGATGAAGCGCAGGAGCTTAGACCAGCGGCTTCGCGTAAAAATATATTACGACACCAGCGTTTATAA GTTAGACGAGGCCATGTTTGAACTCATCAAT AATACGGTTCTTCCTGAAGCCGTCAGCTATTGGGAACGGGCTTTGATGGTCCGCAAGACGGAATCGGTTATCCGCCTGAGTCG AAAATGCCGAAACAATCAAGTGTTCCTGGTTCCCAACGATCCTCATCCCTATTGCATGAATGCGTGCGAGGCTGCCACAATGTGTGGAGAAGTTCAGGTGCCAGAACATCACCTTGAG tcGTGCCGGGTATGCGATGCCCAAGGCAAGCAGTGCCGCTCTCTGGGAGAAGGAGCCGGAGTAGGTATCAAGGATGCAGATTTCGTCTTCTACGTTTCAGCTATGGATACTG aGCGTTGCCAGAAGGGAATGACTGTGGCTTATGCCGCCCATTGTCAACAAGAGGTTTCACTCGATAG GCCGATTGCTGGACATGCAAACTTGTGTCCACGTAGCATCAGCACCAAACTTCCCGAGCTTGACGTTCTCATCTCTACAGTTAAACACGAGATTCTGCACGCCCTCGGCTTTTCGGTCAGCCTCTTTGCATTTTACCGGGATTCCAAAGGATTGCCATTGACACCCCGCGACGAACACGGAAAACCTGCCCTCAACGAAAA TTTACAAGCTCGTCAGTGGAGTGAACGAGTTATCAAGAGAATCGTTCGCCCTGATTGGTTAGTCCGTGAAGGACGCGTTCGCAAAGAGGTGCACATGATGGTGACACCTCGCGTAGTTGAAGAAGTGCGCAAGCACTTTAATTGCAGCACATTAGAAGGTGCTGAGCTGGAAGACCAAGGGGGTGAAG GAACTGCATTGACCCATTGGGAGAAGAGagcttttgaaaatgaagcCATGACCGGGACGCATACTCAGAATCCAGTCTACTCACGCATCACCCTTGCCTTGATGGAAGACACTG GTTGGTACAAAGCCAACATGGAAATGGCCCAGCCACTTAATTGGGGACGAAACTTGGGATGCAATTTTGCCCAGCGCAGTTGCATGGAGTGGATGGAGACAAAGGCCGACAA ggAGCAACATTTGCATCCTTATTGTAATCGAGTAAAACGGGATCCTTTAGAAACTGAATGTTCTGAGGATCGAAATTCGGTTGCCCTTTGCAACCTGGTTCAGCATACCTACCCACTTCCGGATCTTTACCAGAATTTCGAATTTATTCCTCACATTAGTCAGACGGAGATACCTTATTATGGAGGATCAGTAGCTCTGGCCGACTTTTGTCCTTATATTCAAGAGTTCACCTGGCgttcggacaacatcgccatTCGGGGTTCCAATTGCCTTTACGAAGAAAATAATCCCC GTCCTGAACGTAATTTTGCCTTGGAATTGTACGGACCAAAGTCCAAATGCTTTGAGCATGCTGGTTCAATGTGGGAAGAGCGGACATGTCGGCAAGTACGTCAGTGGCAGCACTGGGGTTCCGGCTGCTACGAATACTCTTGTCAAAACGGAAGACTCAATATTATT GTGGACAATCGAACATTTCCTTGCTACTATCCAGGACAGGAACTGCGCGTTCGCTTGCTTAGCCAAGGCTGGCTTCACGTCGGTTCACTCTCGTGCCCATCGTGCACTGAACTGTGTCAA GAGACCTTTATGGCCGCTAATTCGTCATGCAAGCTTCCAATGCCCGATCCGAGAGTTGGACAAATTTACCCTAACGATCCTCTAGATTGTGGCTCTCTGCGACCTGCTCATTCGGTCGCTTTGTCTGTGATATTTTTTGTAGCGCTGCAGCTTTTGACTTGA
- the LOC124343343 gene encoding venom protease-like has protein sequence MFSVLLSHIPLLLLISPLFITYVNSRPQQFSSVADFEYQSCLTSEGQPGICKLSGFCSWSSAGQPLPPPDKTTAGEVGGRYNCGSTDGQHQRMVCCPPDESTVLFPDSIDVNPFESSTRNDTVAMPRIAVVEDENSADSLHTWPGDSTENIIWPRLPRNCGKVPIDVMRARIAGGVVAPKGAWPWLARLGYWDGTGITYNCAGVLITKHHVLTAAHCVYNRRNLIFVRLGDHGTTEYGPQDYYIERVTVHQRYVKSGRGSSYDIAIIRLSDFIPFTSDIQPICLPIDRRWGSLDIAGISGYVAGWGSTSYYEPASSVLMEVQLPVVSQSKCARAYRSHSQLRIDGTVLCAGLDSGGKDACRGDSGAPLMFQVGEKFVVVGLVSFGVRCATPGYPGVYSRVSVFTDWILQNISR, from the exons ATGTTTTCCGTTTTGCTCAGCCATATTCCGCTTCTTCTGCTCATCAGTCCTTTATTTATCACTTACGTAAATAGTCGACCACAACAGTTTTCGAGCGTTGCGGACTTTg aatATCAAAGTTGTTTAACATCAGAAGGACAGCCAGGCATTTGTAAATTGTCCGGGTTCTGTTCGTGGTCAAGCGCTGGGCAGCCGCTGCCTCCTCCAGACAAGACGACTGCTGGGGAAGTGGGCGGTCGTTACAATTGCGGTTCCACGGATGGTCAGCATCAAAGAATG GTGTGCTGTCCGCCTGACGAATCCACGGTCCTATTCCCCGACAGTATTGACGTCAACCCATTCGAAAGTAGCACCCGAAATGACACAGTTGCAATGCCCAGAATAGCCGTTGTAGAAGATGAGAATTCGGCCGACAGTCTTCATACATGGCCCGGTGATTCCACTGAAAACATAATCTGGCCCCGATTACCTAGAAATTGCGGAAAAGTGCCCATCGACGTCATGCGAGCGCGAATCGCCGGAGGCGTTGTAGCTCCGAAAG GTGCCTGGCCGTGGTTGGCACGTCTGGGATACTGGGATGGAACGGGCATAACATACAATTGCGCTGGAGTTTTGATAACCAAACATCACGTCCTGACTGCAGCTCATTGCGTCTACAACCGCCGTAACTT AATATTTGTGCGGTTGGGCGATCACGGAACAACGGAATATGGGCCTCAAGATTACTACATCGAGCGTGTAACTGTGCATCAACGCTACGTTAAGAGTGGGCGAGGATCGAGTTACGACATCGCAATAATCCGCTTATCAGACTTTATCCCTTTTACCA GTGATATTCAACCCATTTGTCTACCGATCGATCGCCGTTGGGGTTCCCTGGACATTGCAGGGATTTCTGGTTATGTAGCTGGATGGGGTTCTACTTCTtact ATGAACCGGCGTCCAGTGTTTTGATGGAAGTTCAGCTGCCTGTTGTTTCACAGTCTAAATGCGCCCGAGCTTATCGATCTCACAGCCAATTGAGGATTGACGGAACAGTTTTATGCGCCGGCCTGGATTCTGGAGGCAAAGATGCGTGTCGG GGAGACTCAGGCGCCCCACTGATGTTTCAAGTTGGGGAGAAATTTGTCGTCGTCGGTCTGGTTTCTTTCGGTGTCCGATGCGCGACGCCTGGATATCCTGGAGTCTACTCCCGCGTTTCTGTCTTTACCGACTGGATACTGCAAAAC